Within Diabrotica virgifera virgifera chromosome 7, PGI_DIABVI_V3a, the genomic segment atattttcagttattgtTGGAGTCGTTTATTTAGTATCTATGTAGTAAAAACTTTGTATGCCGTGCACAAGAGGGTTATGCCGTAATAATTTTCGCATTTCAGTTTGTTGCcgttttatagatcgggcatataCTTAATCCCGGTTTTCCAGTGGTTAGGGATCTTTCATCATACCAAATCTTGTTTATGAGCATTTGTCCTATTAGGCTTTTACCACCTAATTTACATACTCAGAGGGAACGTTGTCAATACCAGGAGTCTTATTCTTTTGGGCTCGTATTGCTTGTTTTACTTCTTCTATCGTGGGAAGTCCTACAATGCGATGTATGTCCATATGCTCTTCATTTTCTTGCGTTCCTACCTAATAGAGTTTGGAAATAGGTTCTCCAAGCtgattttatttcttttgtatcGCTGGTTATCTGCCCTtctctttaaaataaatattttatgtaccGTACCGTTTTCGTATTTTCATTTCTCTGTTCGGCATATTTTATCGGCTCTCTGTCTGGCATCTTCGTAGATTGCTCTTCTTTCACTGGTTCTTGTTTCCATATATTtcttaggtttgttccaacacaacggagaaccgtcatgtaacgatcacgttacGATAACATAATACGTTCCATGCGTTCTGTGTCTGTATATCGTGCGTTCCATGGTATTGCGCAGGACGATGATCGTTACATGGACGTtttctcgttgtgttggaacaaacttTATGTGTTCTTGATTTCTTTTCCTTACATCCGTTATTGAAActtattctttttgttttctttttttttgcctACGATCTTTCTTGCTGCGTCaatcacttttgttttgtttgttcCCAATGTTTTTCGGTACCTAGACTACCTGTATTTCTCATATTTCTGTCTCACGGTTCTATTTGATATCTTGTCTCAATTTTTTTAGTAGCACAATTGATTTAAAAAGATGTTCCGTTTTACGTTTGTACAAATACTCGTTTTTATGTCTACACTCAAATGTAAGCCTACCCATTCATTCAAAACCTGTTTTATATGTAACCGCCGCTAGGGCGCGCGAACGTGTCCTGCGAGGCACATTATTCATTACAGTCCCAACTTCGAAGCAGGTTGTGTGTAACCGGCATATCAATTCAGTTGTTAATTGTGTTTGAATACGTTAAATAAAAAGTGTAACTAATAAACCCTCATTTCTTTCCAAAGAAATTCTACTTGTTTTAGATGTTGATTACATTATAATACATCTTTTAAGCATCCTGATATCCTATAGCTTTTAGTTGTTTATCGTTACACATCCTCTTCATGCTTCATAAGATACGATTCAACATTTCTTTATCTATCTTCAGTTTGTGCGTGGGTTCCTTTGACAATTTTATACATTTTCAGCAAATAGTAGCAAAAAATACAGAACTTTCATTTAATTAATAGCAATTCACAAACTAGAAACCTTTGAGAGAACTCTGCCTATTTTGTAGTTGCAAGTCATAGCCAGtttataacaaataaagtttaataaCTTACCTCTATGAGCTAAGAGCTGCGAAAGTGTAGTGTATAACGATacaaataaaatatgaaattcaTTTATGTATGTATCCCATATTAGAGATGGTAATATTAAAAAGGTAGCACTACTGGATAGACACACAGATTTGCAAATTGTGGTGAACTTAATGATATCTCTTTTTCTTAAGTATGAATAAATTACTGAGAGGCTATAATTTACTCCTAAAAAACTTATGAAGCCTAAAATTGTATTAAGGCTCATTTCATAGAACTTTATATCATCTAGGTAAATATCAGCTTCATCAAAAGAAGTGATGTTAGAAATATCTTTGTGTCTTTCTAGTGGGAATTCTTTGGTTAATATCCAGGTCATATATGTTTCCAACACTATCAGACCTATAGGTAATTTCCAAAAattctaaaataaatatttattcatattaatattaaattattaaaaaatatacactGCACACCAAAATTTacacataatttcaaaattataattttagccaataaatatttactatacagagagagtctgtaaagtggaataaattcaatatctcaaatactaattgtttttttggaaaatgctcagacccgtcgattagtatttcaaattgtcctttttgacattcaataaaaatgtatacagggtgtcccaatttagagatatgacgtcatcgtcgattttcttaaatggcaacactgtcattttgatagctaatttgatagggtttgtaaagttatacataactgcaaaatatcaaatttttattctctaccatttacaagataatagaaaataacaaagttatatctgtaatttggaatatattcaataattaaaatactaactgtttttttgaaaaatgctcagacccgtcgattagtatatcaaattgtcctttttgacatataataataatgtatacagggtgtcccaatttagagatatgacgtcatcgttgattttcttaaatggcaacactatcattttgatagctattttgatagcgtgtgtaaagttatacacatctgaaaaatttcaaaattttattccctaccatttacaagataataaaaaataacaaagttatgaagaacaagaagtaatcaaataataattgaatttatttatttcaattaagcaaatgctcataacgttgcccattgacaatttgacaataattgagggcaacattatgagtttttgcttaatttattgaaataattaaattcaattattagttgattacttctttttcataactttgttattttttattatcatctaaatggtagagaatacaaatttgaaattttgcagttgtgtataactttacacaccctatcaaaatagctatcaaaatgacagtgttgccatttaagaaaatcaacgatgacgtcatatctctaaattgggacaccctgtatacattattattatatgtcaaaaaggacaatttgatatactaatcgacgggtctgagcatttttcaaaaaaacagttagtattttaattattgaatatattccaaattacagatataactttgttattttctattatcttgtaaatggtagagaataaaaatttgatattttgcagttatgtataactttacaaaccctatcaaattagctatcaaaaggacagtgttgccatttaagaaaatcgacgatgacgtcatatctctaaattgggacaccctgtatacattattattgaatgtcaaaaaggacaatttgaaatactaatcgacgggtctgagcattttccaaaaaaacaattagtatttgagatattgaatttattccactttacagactctctctgtatatcgATATATACTGGTATATTGTAAAGATTTATCAGTATAACTGCAAAGGGGCTGGTttctatcaattttttttaagtaaattgaAAACATGATATGATTTCAGCAGTTTTTCATTTTAGttctaatttattttaatttgcaAACGTTTTGCTAAATCTTCAAATGAGTTTTTCAAGTTTATTTAGCGTTTTTCCTTAAAATGAACTACCGGCAgcaagaaaattaaaatttgtcagcATAAACTGCTTTAGAATCGTTACTCTTCTCAAGTTGAACTCGCTTTTAATTTGTCACCCAGTCAGCCATTTTAGGAGTTTTAACACATTTTGATGTCACTGCTAGTAACCCAGCAGGACCCAGTCAAGGTTGCAATAGGGTTACAACTTCTGATCGACACGGATTTTGGAGACTGTACACTGTGACAAAAGTTAAATACCAATACTTCTCTACAAGACGAATTTTTGGATGGTTATAATTTTAGAATAAGTCAAAATACAATAAGGAGAAGACTTGCCGAAAATGACCTGCACTCTGGAAGAACACCCACTGGCTCAATATTGAATAGACAGCATCGTATTGTTGGGAACAATGAAGATTGGGGAAGAATATTATTCACTAATGAATCCGGATATTCCCTTTTTATGATGACAGGCAAAATAGAATAAAAACAGAGTAACATTGTAGGGACTTTATAGTATGGTGGTGGCTCAGTAGTGGTGTGGGATGGGATAATTTTGAAGCTCATATGACTCTAGTTCATGGTTGTGCATGATAATGCCAGGCCACACATTGCAATAATTGTGCAGCGATATCGTGAGGAGGTTGGAATTCCTTTCATGGTTTGGCCTGCGAGAAGTCCAGAGAAGTCCCCATAGAAGACGTTTGGGATGTTTCCGAGAGATGAGTATGCCTAACCCCTAACCCATAAAACACATTAAATCAACTGTTTCTGAGATTGGTAAAAATTTGGGATCAAATTGATCAAGATCAAATCAGAACAGTAATTATTCTTAGTAAGAGAGATCATTTTCAAGCATTAATAGACGCTAAAGGAGGGAATACTcgcttttaatttatttttttgatattttctattttgtcttttttttatgTCAGTTAGTCTTATTTGAAAACATTTCTCGTAAAACaaacaatatattttattttacttgtaggggagtgcaattagaacgaaaacatgccgtgtttcggaaaaattcaaacaagcttatatttttctaaaactttttttgttagtttatatacatgttaaagtaaaaagttctactcgcggatttgggcGCTAATTggttattaattgtttaaacaataacaattgttttgtattaataattttaaaaatatcgttaaattcatcattttactttgatcaaatatgtttctattttgtttttgattatactgaatacgaatatggcattgcaatttgaaaattcttatacggaagctcttatacagtatgtctgcgtagctaggaaccacatggaaaacttttttattatcaattttaagaaaaaaagttattcttcataaaatgctctggagtcaaaaatctaaaactcaaccatcagatatcaaattttatcaattttatatgagttatgtcaaaaatatgaatttcgttaaagagtaaagtaggtacctttatatttcagaatatcaaaaaatgctgttatgaaaagttgtttgaaattaaaaactatgtttaaatatacaatcacattattctaatcgaaaaaaaaaattcaattttttctcaaattacgaatactcatcatcattttattacaattatgataactattttattatcacttttacgaaaaaaagttattcttcataaaatgctctccctggtc encodes:
- the LOC126888200 gene encoding protein ARV1 gives rise to the protein MDVMNKRYFCINCGNEVKSLYREYSKTVLKLTECDNCKNIADKYVEYDTVIVVIDLLLLRIMAYRHILLNSEFKNFWKLPIGLIVLETYMTWILTKEFPLERHKDISNITSFDEADIYLDDIKFYEMSLNTILGFISFLGVNYSLSVIYSYLRKRDIIKFTTICKSVCLSSSATFLILPSLIWDTYINEFHILFVSLYTTLSQLLAHRAVSNSEKIWSLIVIFSSHIVKMYIMNTTHSKLIT